From a single Candidatus Brevundimonas phytovorans genomic region:
- a CDS encoding HNH endonuclease yields the protein MMQVLTRPPSGFPALVLNADFRPLSYYPLSIWPWEEVVKAVWQERVDVVATYDKVVRSPSIEMQLPSVIALKSYVDQDRKPAFTRFNVFLRDGFACQYCGQGGLAQDLTFDHVIPRSRGGRTTWQNIVAACGPCNLRKGGRTPQQAGMPLLRRTAHQPNAWELQEAGRRFPPHYLHQSWLDYLYWDIELEP from the coding sequence CTGATGCAGGTCCTGACCCGCCCCCCGTCCGGTTTTCCCGCCCTGGTGCTGAACGCCGACTTTCGCCCCCTGTCCTACTACCCGCTGTCGATCTGGCCCTGGGAAGAAGTGGTCAAGGCGGTGTGGCAGGAGCGGGTCGACGTGGTCGCCACCTATGACAAGGTGGTGCGCAGCCCCTCGATCGAGATGCAGCTGCCCAGCGTGATTGCGCTGAAGTCCTATGTCGATCAGGACCGCAAGCCCGCCTTCACCCGCTTCAACGTCTTCCTGCGCGACGGTTTCGCTTGCCAGTATTGCGGTCAGGGCGGCCTGGCCCAGGATTTGACGTTCGACCACGTCATTCCCCGCTCGCGCGGCGGCCGCACCACCTGGCAGAACATCGTCGCCGCCTGCGGCCCTTGCAATCTGAGGAAGGGCGGGCGCACGCCGCAGCAGGCGGGCATGCCCCTGCTGCGCCGCACCGCCCATCAGCCCAACGCGTGGGAGCTGCAGGAGGCCGGTCGCCGCTTTCCGCCCCACTACCTGCACCAGAGCTGGCTGGACTACCTCTACTGGGACATCGAGCTGGAGCCCTGA